Below is a window of Camelina sativa cultivar DH55 chromosome 11, Cs, whole genome shotgun sequence DNA.
ATACCAAAAAAAggatcaatttttttataaacactcTGTTATACTAATGGCAGAGAATCTAGAACTGAGTCTTCTATGCACAGAGACCAACGTGTTGGTTGATGATGAAGACAAGGGCATAGTTGTTGATAAAACTCCGATTGAAATTTCGATTCCTCAGATGGGTTTTTTCCAATCGGAGGAGAGTGAGGAGATTATCAGAGAGAtggtggagaaggagaagcagCATTTACCAAGTGATGATTACATCAAGAGACTCCGAAGTGGAGATTTGGATTTGAATgttagaagaagagaagcccTCAATTGGATTTGGAAGGTCTCGTTTCTACTCAATTTGTTTTCGGATTCATAAATTCGGGTTTTAAATTCATCTTTTATCAGCTCAAATTGTAAAAAAAGCACATTCCTTTTTGATGAATGATCTGAACATGAAGAGTATGCtactatgtatttagatcaGGCAGGGGCTTATGTAGAGAGCTTTTGTCTTAAATCTGTGAATCTGATGCTCAAGTTCCGATCTTTCACACCTCAATTGACATTAGATTCACTTTAATCTCAGATTTTTTAGATCTCTGATAGATGATGATTGTTCTGATTATACATGACAGGCTTGTGAAGAACACCAGTTTGGACCATTGTGTTTTTGCTTGTCAATGAACTACTTGGATCGATTCTTATCGGTTCATGATTTGCCTGTAAGTTCACATTAACTCAACAAGTAGATTGAAACTGATTTTTTATCTCTTCATCATCTATAGGTTCTTGATTTATGATTCTACTTGTAGAGTGGCAAAGTTTGGATATTGCAGTTGTTGGCTGTGGCTTGTTTGTCATTGGCAGCCAAAATTGAAGAAACTGAAGTCCCAACGTTAATAGATCTTCAGGTGCTATAACTCTCTCACCCCCAAAAAGTCGCTGAATTGTCTTTTCAGTCCGATAATCTCGTTAATCGATTGCTGTTTGATCACATTTGGAAACAGGTTGGAGATCCTCAATATGTGTTTGAGGCTAAATCAGTGCAAAGAATGGAACTTTTGGTGTTGAACAGATTGAAATGGAGACTAAGAGCAATAACTCCATGCTCATACATCAGATATTTCTTGAGAAAGATGAGTAAATGTGATCAAGAACCATCCAACACATTGATATCTAGATCACTACAAGTGATAGCCAGCACAACCAAAGGTGAAAAAGGTctcttctttatgttttgttttcttgaccacttttgtttttgtgcttttttggggtttttttgttacttttgctttttatgATTTTGGGTTAAAATGGTGGTTGTGTCGAGTGAGCAGGTATTGACTTTTTGGAGTTTAGACCTTCTGAAGTTGCTGCTGCTGTGGCACTTTCTGTTTCCGGAGAACTGCACACAGTACACTTTGACAACTCTTCCTTCTCTCCTCTTTTCTCACTACTTCAAAAGGTACTTAACAATCCAccaaaaaatctattttttaatatcaaacacACATATAAAGTTCAATTTCAAGGAAATGCCAGTTGTGGAGAAGTTTGAAATCATTAAAGATGACACAATTATTTGTATATGTGTGTGCACTAACTTATTCATTGCATACACATGTGTAATTATATTTCCAAAAggtgaaaaaagaagaagagagaaactggTTTATGGGTCTGAATCCTTTGACTTCCAAAACTAGTGGAGCGTATAGACCAATGACcactttaaattatattattctctAGCTGTGTGTCTTgtgactctttctctctctcacactcacTGCACACTCATGTCACGTCTAAAACCAAACTGCCCCCACAAAACatgttgtgattcttatttgGTCTTGCAATCCAAAATATCAAACTGGTTTCCATTTAGATCCTTTTCTTTCCTACACCCAAAAAAGCTGATGAGATCTTTATATCTGTGTTTGTGTTcaagagacaaaacaaattctCAAGTTTTTAAACTTTGTGGTTCCTTCTATTCCTTAAACTCTGTTGCAGGAAAAAGTGAAGGAGATTGGGGAAATGATAGAGAGTGATGGCTCAGGCTTATGCTCACAAACACCCAATGGGGTTTTAGAAGTATCAGCTTGTTGTTTCAGCTTTAAGGctcatgattcttcttcttctcctcatacACACctttcttaaatttttgttttttttgttttttataatcattattattattatgatgtcTTGTGAGAggttgaaaaagagaaaaataattaaagcgagaaatttataaataaaaatacaattatttcAATTCCAATATGTATTTTGTTAATCTAGCATTGGTTTATTTCTTCTGAGCAAATAAACGAAGATGAAagctttttttaattagttcCCGCCAAATAAATATAGCGGGAAAGTAACTGTATCGGTTGTGTTGAGCGCGCTAGGAGTTGACTTTTCTCCAAACGGTGTCGTAATAATTATAAAGCGCGCATCAGCCTAATGGGCTTATAATTGGGCCCACGAACAGAAGTCTTTGACTTTAAAGGTGACGTTAGAGACCAAAAAAATCTAAGTacaaacttgtttttttaaggAGCTTGTGTtttttatacctttttttttcttttcttacaacaaaactccaaaatccCAATTCTTTTATCGAAATATATTCAAGACAGAAAAAATGATTGGACTCAAGGTGTAAAAAGCGATTAGGCCTGCGACTTCGGTTTATTCGGgtatttcggttcggttatgtcagtttttcggttattttagaaattgaaagcTGTTCTGAATCAAACCGACTAagatttcggttcggttcgattCGGTGACGGttatttcggttattttggtttattagttTTGGGCTAAAGATGTTTTTGATTGTTGGGCTTCCAAAAAAatggcccaaaaaaaaaaaaaaatctgagatttGTCTCGAGAGAAGGAGAACCCTACCACCACGAGTGGAGATGTGGAGGCAACGGCGGCGAAATCTCGAAGCCGAAGCTTGCGGTATCGAAGTTAAAGAATAAggacgaggagaagaagaagatgatgatgatgatgaatcgagataaaggaagaagatgctgatgatgatgaatcgagataaggaagaagatgatgatgatgaattgtgaaaaggaagaagatgatgtatcaagaagaagaataggcagcacaaaaaaaaagatgatgaagatgataatatATGGAAGAAGAATCGTAACcgagaaagatgatgatgaatcgaaAAAGAAGAGGACGATAACGAAGAAATAtcaaagaatgaagaaaaatcaaagaggCAATGGCGGCTAcctttagggttttctttttttcggtTAACCGTTCGGTTCAaacgaaccaaaccaaaaatctcGGTTAACCGagtctaactaaaatttttccGATCGGTTTACTTAATTAATAGAAACCGAACCGATTTACCCAAATTTCGGTTCGGACAACTCAGTTCGGTTCAAATTTGCATGCCTATGTAAAATTGTAGGATCTGTAACAATGAGTAATGGGCCAATGCTAGATTCATTAAATTTAATCATTTGGGCCTACCATTGTCGCATGGCATACTAGCGATGATATAAATTATTGAATACTTGAATAGGGTAAAAAGTCAATAAAATCTTTCGGGCCTTAAGTAAAAAGTTATTACCAGTAAAAAgtcaatatattaaaacttaaaatgcGTGGATTAAGATACACCAACGTAAATTATAAACCAGCAAATGCGAGTTGGTAAAAAtacttttgtaaaaataattatgatcTGAAATAGTAGTAACTCacaatatttcattttaagttgTGTACTTATGTTGGAAAGCTAATAATTCTTAGTTTTAACTTATTCTTTGTCAGTAAACACCTCTCGTGActactaattttaattattactgCATATTCTTCTAGCTAGCTATAATTTTGTCTTGCTTTGTGCTGACCtatcaattaaaaaatcttGGTGTTTACTGTTTATAGGGACAATTTGGGATCCGGATGAATGTATTCGTACGTCCACATTCAGAATTGATACTGACGCAGTACAccttataatataaattattatgtgtttgtttgtgtgaaATTTTGAAATGAACAACTATTTGGACAGTGGACTAAGGGAAgacaacaatacaaaacaaataaacttttataattctATCATTGGGCTTTGTCATAATGAGTCGTCATAGTCATTCAACTGTccaagaaatatatttatttattattttctaattaaaaagttgctaaaagttatatatatagcttctaAACTTTTTCCAACCTTTGCTTTTCCTTTACACATATaactttctcttttatttttcagctctttgtattaaattagaaaaactaatctaacaaaattacaaaacaagaGGCAAATACAAACccgaaaatattttttagtaagaGACAATTTCATGTCCT
It encodes the following:
- the LOC104727194 gene encoding cyclin-D4-1-like isoform X1 → MAENLELSLLCTETNVLVDDEDKGIVVDKTPIEISIPQMGFFQSEESEEIIREMVEKEKQHLPSDDYIKRLRSGDLDLNVRRREALNWIWKACEEHQFGPLCFCLSMNYLDRFLSVHDLPSGKVWILQLLAVACLSLAAKIEETEVPTLIDLQVGDPQYVFEAKSVQRMELLVLNRLKWRLRAITPCSYIRYFLRKMSKCDQEPSNTLISRSLQVIASTTKGEKGIDFLEFRPSEVAAAVALSVSGELHTVHFDNSSFSPLFSLLQKEKVKEIGEMIESDGSGLCSQTPNGVLEVSACCFSFKAHDSSSSPHTHLS
- the LOC104727194 gene encoding cyclin-D4-1-like isoform X2 — translated: MAENLELSLLCTETNVLVDDEDKGIVVDKTPIEISIPQMGFFQSEESEEIIREMVEKEKQHLPSDDYIKRLRSGDLDLNVRRREALNWIWKACEEHQFGPLCFCLSMNYLDRFLSVHDLPSGKVWILQLLAVACLSLAAKIEETEVPTLIDLQVGDPQYVFEAKSVQRMELLVLNRLKWRLRAITPCSYIRYFLRKMSKCDQEPSNTLISRSLQVIASTTKGIDFLEFRPSEVAAAVALSVSGELHTVHFDNSSFSPLFSLLQKEKVKEIGEMIESDGSGLCSQTPNGVLEVSACCFSFKAHDSSSSPHTHLS